From Diaminobutyricibacter sp. McL0608, one genomic window encodes:
- a CDS encoding acyl-CoA thioesterase, whose translation MHMIFRTMLHAILSRFGPRLGHYDVAYTKFRVMPTDLDILNHMNNGVYLSIADVGRFDLFTRNGVWAIFKKKNWYPVVASETISFRKSLNPWQRFVVESRLLGLDDKAAYMEQRFTVDGEIYTQAFIRARFLRKSGGVVPIDELLEAVGPVPHDASVPQWLVEWGADAALPSTRAEAPSVWAD comes from the coding sequence GTGCACATGATCTTCCGGACGATGCTCCACGCCATCCTGTCCCGCTTCGGCCCGCGGCTCGGCCACTATGACGTGGCTTACACGAAGTTCCGGGTGATGCCCACCGACCTGGACATCCTCAACCACATGAACAACGGCGTGTACCTGTCGATCGCGGATGTCGGCCGGTTCGATCTCTTCACGCGCAACGGCGTCTGGGCGATCTTCAAGAAGAAGAACTGGTATCCGGTAGTGGCGTCGGAGACGATCTCATTCCGCAAATCGCTGAACCCGTGGCAGCGCTTCGTCGTCGAATCCCGTCTGCTCGGTCTCGACGACAAGGCTGCGTACATGGAACAGCGGTTCACGGTTGATGGCGAGATCTACACCCAGGCGTTCATCCGCGCACGGTTCCTCCGGAAGAGCGGCGGCGTCGTCCCGATCGACGAACTGCTCGAGGCCGTCGGACCGGTTCCGCACGACGCGAGCGTTCCGCAGTGGCTGGTCGAGTGGGGTGCGGATGCTGCCCTCCCGTCGACGCGCGCCGAAGCACCCAGCGTCTGGGCAGACTGA
- a CDS encoding FAD-binding oxidoreductase has product MTIQIDTDSLARLRASVTGTVFVRGDAGLAAEVAGFNPTLVHDPDVVVAVTSEEDVAAAVRFAAENGLRVRVQATGHGGGLPITDGVLISTRALDEITIDPEAGLATIGAGCRWAPVIEAGSEYGLAPITGSSPHVGAVGYTLGGGLGPLSRSHGFTADWVRAFRVVTADGEIVTADDTSHRELFWALRGGKGGLGVVTSMTIELVPLKTLYAGSLIFEGDSIEPALRTWVEWAQSAPDLVTSSFAFIDVPDVEFAPPPLRGKFVLSIRFAFPGDPAEGARLASPLRESAPVSLDLLGEIPTTAVGTIHNDPEAGGPDWIRGLMLDSIDQDLADELLRLAGPGSGTPFAAVEVRQLGGATRRDPADGTSVGGRDAQFTMGLIALDPSTFAERAPERAQAIFDAVGGRRSAITNVNWSRGLIDPAEFTTTWPPAVFDRLAAARTTYDPSGVFAFGPAAE; this is encoded by the coding sequence ATGACGATTCAGATCGACACTGATTCCCTCGCGCGCCTGCGCGCGTCCGTCACCGGCACGGTCTTCGTGCGCGGCGACGCCGGCCTCGCTGCAGAAGTCGCCGGCTTCAACCCCACGCTCGTCCACGACCCGGATGTCGTGGTCGCCGTCACCAGTGAAGAGGATGTTGCAGCGGCCGTCCGGTTCGCGGCCGAGAACGGCCTGCGCGTACGCGTGCAGGCGACCGGCCACGGAGGCGGCCTTCCCATCACCGACGGCGTGCTCATCTCCACCCGGGCACTGGACGAGATCACCATCGACCCGGAGGCCGGGCTCGCCACCATCGGCGCTGGATGCCGGTGGGCTCCCGTCATCGAGGCCGGCTCCGAATACGGCCTGGCCCCGATCACCGGGTCGTCGCCGCACGTCGGCGCGGTCGGCTACACGCTGGGCGGCGGCCTCGGGCCGCTGTCACGCAGCCACGGTTTCACAGCCGACTGGGTGCGGGCCTTCCGTGTCGTGACCGCCGACGGCGAGATCGTGACGGCGGACGACACGAGCCACCGCGAACTGTTCTGGGCGCTCCGCGGCGGAAAGGGCGGCCTGGGGGTCGTCACGAGCATGACGATCGAGCTCGTTCCGCTGAAGACCCTCTACGCCGGCAGCCTCATCTTCGAGGGCGACAGCATCGAGCCGGCGCTGCGGACCTGGGTCGAGTGGGCGCAGAGCGCACCCGACCTCGTCACGTCATCGTTCGCGTTCATCGATGTACCCGATGTCGAGTTCGCTCCCCCGCCGCTGCGCGGCAAGTTCGTGCTCAGCATCCGGTTCGCCTTTCCCGGCGACCCCGCAGAAGGCGCGCGCCTCGCCTCCCCTCTGCGCGAGTCCGCGCCCGTGTCACTCGACCTGCTCGGCGAGATCCCCACGACCGCCGTCGGCACCATCCACAACGATCCCGAGGCGGGCGGCCCGGACTGGATCCGCGGGCTCATGCTCGACTCGATCGACCAGGACCTGGCCGACGAGCTGCTCCGGCTCGCCGGGCCGGGAAGCGGCACGCCGTTCGCGGCGGTCGAGGTGCGCCAGCTCGGGGGCGCGACCCGACGCGACCCGGCGGACGGAACCTCCGTCGGCGGCCGCGACGCCCAGTTCACGATGGGTCTGATCGCACTCGATCCGTCGACGTTCGCCGAGCGCGCACCCGAACGCGCCCAGGCGATCTTCGACGCGGTGGGCGGCCGCCGCTCGGCGATCACGAATGTGAACTGGTCGCGCGGGCTGATCGATCCTGCGGAGTTCACGACCACGTGGCCGCCGGCCGTCTTCGACCGGCTGGCCGCTGCGCGCACCACGTACGACCCGAGCGGCGTGTTCGCGTTCGGACCCGCGGCCGAGTAG
- a CDS encoding DNA-3-methyladenine glycosylase family protein, giving the protein MVPLAEAPPVAPATPATPAAAPHAPAATAQHPVSTVYRPASPVDLRHTLGTLGRGSYDPTTVWDARGLWRTFRTPDGPVALRLDTASDGIRARAWGAGAEWAIAGVPQLLGCDDDWSALDVSASPLLHESRRRNPGIRLTRTRRVFEALAPAIIEQKVTSVEAYRAWARLVRSYGDVAPGPVPDGMRVSPSPETWRRIPSWEWHRAGVDPRRSRALVQAATVASSLERATASAATLAEAAALLRTVPGVGVWTAAETLQRSHGDPDAVSVGDYHLAHYVGSALIGRRVDDDGMLELLEPWTGQRQRVIRLILASGHRDERHGPRMTIQDHRGH; this is encoded by the coding sequence ATGGTCCCACTCGCCGAGGCTCCTCCCGTCGCCCCGGCGACCCCGGCGACCCCGGCAGCGGCACCTCACGCGCCCGCGGCAACGGCCCAGCACCCGGTTTCGACCGTCTACCGTCCCGCCTCCCCGGTCGACCTCCGCCACACCCTCGGCACCCTCGGTCGCGGCTCCTACGACCCGACGACCGTCTGGGATGCGCGCGGACTGTGGCGCACCTTCCGCACCCCCGACGGCCCGGTCGCACTGCGCCTCGACACGGCATCCGACGGCATCCGCGCCAGGGCGTGGGGAGCGGGTGCCGAGTGGGCGATCGCCGGAGTGCCGCAGCTGCTCGGCTGCGACGACGACTGGTCGGCGCTCGACGTGAGCGCCTCGCCGCTCCTGCACGAGAGCAGGCGGCGCAACCCGGGCATCCGCCTGACGCGCACGCGACGGGTGTTCGAAGCGCTCGCACCCGCGATCATCGAGCAGAAGGTCACCAGCGTCGAGGCGTACCGCGCGTGGGCGAGGCTCGTGCGCAGCTACGGCGACGTCGCGCCGGGGCCCGTCCCCGACGGGATGCGCGTGTCGCCGTCGCCGGAGACCTGGCGCCGCATCCCCTCCTGGGAGTGGCACCGCGCGGGAGTCGACCCGCGGCGCTCGCGTGCGCTGGTGCAGGCCGCGACCGTGGCATCCTCGCTGGAGCGGGCCACAGCATCCGCCGCCACACTCGCCGAGGCGGCCGCGCTTTTGCGCACGGTGCCCGGAGTCGGCGTCTGGACGGCGGCCGAGACATTGCAGCGTTCGCACGGCGATCCGGATGCGGTGAGCGTCGGCGACTACCATCTCGCGCACTACGTCGGCTCGGCGCTCATCGGGCGCAGGGTCGACGACGACGGGATGCTCGAACTCCTCGAGCCGTGGACGGGCCAGCGTCAGCGGGTCATCCGCCTGATCCTGGCCAGCGGGCATCGCGACGAGCGTCACGGACCGCGGATGACCATCCAGGACCACCGCGGCCACTGA
- a CDS encoding SRPBCC domain-containing protein, translating into MPQPTGRLVRKDDGVYVVLDRIFKAPIEDVWSWFSRSPRLAEWVGEYKGLPSTGALKFRMNAEGDGAEWGNVSILECSAPHRFAADVGPAGSSFRVFWHLKEASSHTTLTFGQRLRSLKDDANMGVGWDYYLDRLLAARAGKPMPDWDDYYPDMLDHYESLCRELEQDIHAEQVALHAVNARAAGD; encoded by the coding sequence ATGCCACAGCCGACTGGTCGACTTGTTCGCAAGGATGACGGTGTCTACGTAGTCCTCGACCGGATCTTCAAAGCCCCGATCGAGGATGTCTGGTCCTGGTTCAGCCGCTCGCCGCGGCTCGCCGAGTGGGTGGGCGAATACAAAGGACTCCCCTCGACGGGCGCCCTCAAGTTCCGGATGAACGCTGAGGGCGACGGCGCCGAATGGGGCAACGTCAGCATCCTCGAATGCAGCGCACCCCATCGGTTCGCGGCCGATGTCGGTCCCGCCGGGAGCTCGTTCCGTGTCTTCTGGCACCTGAAGGAGGCGAGCTCGCACACGACGCTGACCTTCGGGCAACGGCTGCGGTCGCTGAAGGACGACGCGAACATGGGCGTCGGATGGGACTACTACCTCGACCGTCTGCTGGCTGCCCGCGCGGGCAAGCCGATGCCCGACTGGGACGACTACTACCCCGACATGCTCGACCACTACGAGAGCCTGTGCAGGGAGCTCGAGCAGGACATCCACGCCGAGCAGGTGGCCCTGCACGCGGTGAACGCGCGGGCAGCCGGCGACTGA
- a CDS encoding phytoene desaturase family protein: MTEASSTSATPASGSSADPTHDVVIVGGGHNGLTAAAYLAQAGLSVIVLERLESVGGAAVSAQAFEGVDAWLSRYSYLVSLLPQRIIDELGLRIDLARRRYSSYTPVPGDPDGIGLLVDNTDASATAASFERIGAAGDADAFTRFYEDTSRVARSLWPTVTEPLLTRSEARALVGDDELWDALIERPIGDLITSRLENDVVRGVAVTDGLIGTFASADDPGLAQNRCFLYHVIGGGTGDWDVPVGGMGSVTTELARVAREAGARIVTRAEVTSVDPDGTVQYRRKKHERRVVGRFVLANVAPEVLDGLLGEPQGPDAHPEGAQVKVNLLLKRLPRLRDASVDPAAAFGGTFHINETYTQLESAYAGAVRGVMPELIPCEIYCHSLTDPSILDGDLAATGAQTLTVFGLHTPDRWLSEDNNDATRERLQKAVLASLNSVLAEPVEDLLLTDGEGRPCIETKTTLDLQRALNMPGGNIFHGPLSWPFAEDDDPLATPAQRWGVSTRHERVLLCGAGARRGGAVSGLGGHNAAMAVLES; the protein is encoded by the coding sequence ATGACCGAAGCCTCATCGACGAGCGCGACGCCCGCATCCGGGTCGTCGGCTGACCCCACCCACGACGTCGTCATCGTCGGCGGCGGCCACAACGGCCTCACCGCCGCCGCCTATCTGGCGCAGGCGGGGCTGAGCGTCATCGTGCTCGAGCGGCTCGAGTCGGTCGGCGGGGCGGCCGTGAGCGCGCAGGCGTTCGAGGGCGTCGACGCCTGGCTCTCGCGCTACTCCTACCTGGTCAGCCTTCTCCCCCAGCGGATCATCGACGAACTCGGCCTCCGCATCGATCTCGCGCGCAGGCGCTACTCCTCCTATACGCCGGTCCCCGGCGATCCGGATGGTATCGGCCTCCTCGTCGACAACACCGACGCCTCCGCGACGGCCGCATCGTTCGAGCGCATCGGCGCGGCCGGCGACGCGGATGCGTTCACCCGTTTCTACGAGGACACGTCCCGCGTCGCCCGGTCGCTGTGGCCGACGGTCACCGAGCCGCTGCTGACACGCAGCGAGGCCCGCGCCCTCGTCGGCGACGACGAGTTGTGGGATGCACTGATCGAGCGCCCGATCGGCGATCTGATCACGTCACGGCTGGAGAACGACGTCGTGCGCGGAGTCGCGGTGACGGATGGGCTGATCGGCACGTTCGCCAGCGCCGACGATCCCGGGCTCGCGCAGAACCGCTGCTTCCTGTACCACGTCATCGGCGGCGGGACAGGCGACTGGGATGTTCCGGTCGGCGGCATGGGTTCGGTCACCACGGAGCTCGCGCGGGTCGCCCGCGAGGCCGGCGCGCGCATCGTGACCCGCGCCGAAGTCACCTCTGTCGATCCGGACGGAACGGTGCAGTACCGGCGCAAGAAGCACGAGCGCCGCGTGGTCGGACGCTTCGTGCTGGCGAACGTCGCACCCGAAGTGCTCGACGGACTGCTGGGCGAGCCGCAGGGTCCGGATGCGCATCCCGAGGGCGCCCAGGTGAAGGTCAACCTGCTGCTGAAGCGGCTTCCGAGACTGCGGGACGCATCCGTCGACCCTGCGGCCGCCTTCGGCGGCACCTTCCACATCAACGAGACCTACACGCAGCTCGAGTCCGCGTATGCGGGCGCCGTGCGCGGGGTGATGCCGGAGCTGATCCCCTGTGAGATCTACTGCCATTCGCTGACCGATCCGAGCATCCTCGACGGCGACCTCGCTGCCACCGGCGCCCAGACTCTCACCGTGTTCGGCCTGCACACCCCCGACCGCTGGCTCAGCGAGGATAACAACGACGCGACCCGCGAACGCCTGCAGAAAGCAGTGCTCGCGTCCCTCAACTCGGTGCTCGCCGAACCCGTCGAAGACCTGCTGCTCACGGACGGCGAAGGGCGCCCCTGCATCGAGACGAAGACGACGCTCGACCTTCAGCGCGCCCTGAACATGCCGGGCGGGAACATCTTCCACGGGCCGCTCTCGTGGCCGTTCGCCGAAGACGACGATCCGCTGGCGACCCCGGCGCAACGGTGGGGCGTCTCGACGCGCCACGAGCGTGTGCTGCTGTGCGGGGCCGGCGCCCGGCGCGGCGGGGCGGTCAGCGGCCTCGGCGGCCACAACGCGGCGATGGCCGTGCTCGAGAGCTGA
- a CDS encoding LysR family transcriptional regulator, whose protein sequence is MLDVRKLRLLRELAIRGTIAGVAEALSFTPSNVSQQLAALERESGVTLFRRIGRRLQLTPQAELLAARTADLLDLLERAESELDASLDTVTGVVRIAVFQSAAHAIIPGALSILSEEFPDLRVEVTERAPERGLFEVSARDFDLVIAEQYPGSTRALRADLDRIDLVTDAIHLATPPPSLRDIRDLRDAAALPWVMEPEGTAARTWAVQLCRSAGFEPDVRFETTDLIAHIRLIRSGNAVGLLPDLVWAGDAPSVALTELPGAPRRTIFTSSRRSSAARPGVVACREALARAARRHPDPA, encoded by the coding sequence ATGCTCGATGTCCGCAAGCTGCGCCTCCTGCGGGAGCTCGCCATCCGCGGCACGATCGCCGGGGTCGCCGAAGCGCTCTCCTTCACCCCGTCGAATGTCTCGCAGCAGCTCGCCGCGCTCGAGCGCGAGTCCGGGGTGACCCTGTTCCGCAGGATCGGGCGTCGCCTCCAGCTCACCCCGCAGGCCGAGCTCCTCGCCGCCCGCACCGCCGACCTCCTCGATCTTCTCGAACGCGCCGAATCCGAACTGGACGCCTCACTCGACACCGTCACCGGCGTCGTGCGGATCGCCGTGTTCCAGTCCGCGGCCCACGCGATCATCCCCGGCGCGCTGAGCATCCTCTCCGAGGAGTTCCCCGACCTCCGCGTCGAGGTGACCGAGCGTGCCCCGGAGCGTGGGCTCTTCGAAGTCTCGGCCCGCGATTTCGACCTCGTCATCGCCGAACAGTACCCGGGAAGCACGCGGGCGCTCCGTGCCGACCTCGACCGGATCGACCTCGTGACCGACGCCATCCACCTCGCGACGCCGCCCCCCTCGCTCCGCGACATCCGCGACCTCCGCGACGCGGCTGCACTCCCCTGGGTCATGGAGCCGGAGGGCACCGCAGCCCGCACCTGGGCGGTGCAGCTGTGCCGCTCCGCGGGCTTCGAACCGGATGTGCGTTTCGAGACGACGGATCTGATCGCCCACATCCGCCTGATCCGTTCGGGGAACGCGGTCGGTCTCCTCCCCGACCTCGTCTGGGCGGGGGATGCGCCGTCCGTCGCGCTCACGGAGCTTCCGGGGGCACCGCGCCGCACCATCTTCACGTCGTCGCGCCGCTCATCGGCCGCCCGCCCGGGAGTCGTCGCCTGCCGCGAGGCGCTCGCCCGCGCAGCACGACGCCATCCGGATCCGGCTTAG
- a CDS encoding proline dehydrogenase family protein, producing the protein MANQTDDAGTRPADLAQDAVALVQKWLAESAPAVDAAGRKPAQDPAAERLAGVLKDPNGLDFAVGFVDGVARPQDLFVAGYNLQRVSKKIPAFLPWYMRAAIWLGGVFGPVLPWIVIPIARRVLRSMVGHLVVDATPEKLGPAIAHLRAPSDPQGHGARLNLNLLGEAVLGEQEAARRLEGTRALLARDDVDYVSIKVSSIASQLSMWSFDETVERVIARLTPLYQLAASSPKPKFINLDMEEYRDLDLTIAVFTGILNQPGLAGLEAGIVLQTYLPDALDALQGLTEWAMHRRAGGGANIKVRVVKGANLAMERVDASIHGWPLATYATKQATDTNYKRVLDWALTPEHTHAVKIGVAGHNLFDVAHAWLLAKQRGVESRIDFEMLLGMATAQAEAVKRTVGQLLLYTPVVNPAEFDVAISYLIRRLEENASTENFMSAVFELDSNAALFEREKQRFLASVAELAADPNPRGYAPLPNRKQDRTREWEDAEAEAFTRPRAVQSSPAPADAGLTSAVLGLSRGSDGGLLEPQDEFAMAAAPAAAPVADQHHDFHNAADTDPSLAANRVWGRKILARVEGSVLGADTIAAAAVNDAATLEVVLARVQETGAAWGRRSGFDRAAVLDRAGLALSANRDRLIEVMAAETGKTIAEADTEVSEAVDFAHYYAARARELDTIQGARFVPSKLTVVTPPWNFPVAISAGSVLSALAAGSGVIIKPAPQAKRSGAVMVEALWEAGIPRELLALVDVAENDLGQRLVSDPRVDRVILTGAYETAKLFRSWRPDLPLLAETSGKNAIIVTPNADYDLAVSDIVKSAFGHAGQKCSAASLVILVGSVAKSERFRHQLVDAAASLRVGYPQDPTSQMGPLIEPAQGKLLHALTTLGGSEEWLVQPRQLDDTGRLWSPGIRTGVEPGSYFHLTEFFGPVLGIMTARNLDEAIRFQNAIEYGLTAGLHSLDAGELAHWLDTVEAGNLYVNRGITGAIVQRQPFGGWKRSSVGAGTKAGGPNYLIGLGSWEPDSGTSSASLHLRGLDRRVSQLIESGQSAMDYNAFDLVRRSALSDAIAAGTEYLQTKDVSALGVERNLFRYRPVPVTIRLSEGEDLAPLLRIMAAATVARSTFTVSTAVALPRPLQNVIRERDIHVVVESDERWLARVSAGQVTAHRIRLIGGDATALAAALKGTPDTAIYSHPVTPSGRVELLPFLHEQAISITAHRFGNPSHLSEGVI; encoded by the coding sequence ATGGCGAATCAGACGGACGACGCAGGAACGCGCCCGGCAGACCTCGCGCAAGACGCGGTGGCGCTCGTGCAGAAGTGGCTGGCCGAAAGCGCGCCGGCAGTGGATGCGGCCGGCAGGAAGCCTGCGCAGGACCCGGCAGCGGAGCGGCTCGCCGGCGTCCTGAAAGATCCCAACGGTCTCGATTTCGCGGTCGGATTCGTCGACGGGGTCGCACGGCCGCAAGACCTGTTCGTCGCGGGCTACAACCTGCAGCGCGTCTCGAAGAAGATCCCGGCGTTCCTTCCCTGGTACATGCGCGCTGCGATCTGGCTCGGTGGAGTCTTCGGTCCCGTGCTGCCCTGGATCGTGATCCCGATCGCCCGGCGGGTGCTCCGTTCGATGGTCGGCCACCTCGTGGTCGACGCTACGCCCGAGAAGCTCGGCCCCGCCATCGCGCACCTCCGCGCGCCCAGCGACCCGCAGGGCCACGGCGCGCGTCTCAACCTGAACCTTCTGGGTGAGGCGGTGCTCGGCGAGCAGGAGGCCGCCCGCCGACTCGAGGGCACGCGCGCCCTTCTTGCGCGCGACGATGTCGACTACGTCTCGATCAAGGTGTCGTCCATCGCCTCGCAGCTGTCCATGTGGTCGTTCGACGAGACCGTCGAGCGGGTGATCGCGCGTCTCACACCGCTCTACCAGCTCGCGGCGTCGTCGCCGAAGCCGAAGTTCATCAACCTCGACATGGAGGAGTACCGCGACCTCGACCTGACGATCGCGGTCTTCACGGGCATCCTCAACCAGCCCGGGCTCGCCGGCCTCGAAGCCGGCATCGTCCTGCAGACCTACCTGCCCGATGCGCTCGACGCGCTGCAGGGCCTCACCGAGTGGGCGATGCACCGCCGTGCCGGCGGCGGAGCGAACATCAAGGTCCGGGTGGTCAAGGGGGCGAACCTGGCAATGGAGCGGGTGGATGCGTCGATCCACGGCTGGCCCCTCGCCACGTACGCGACGAAGCAGGCGACCGACACCAACTACAAGCGGGTGCTCGACTGGGCGCTGACGCCGGAGCACACGCACGCCGTGAAGATCGGCGTCGCCGGCCACAACCTGTTCGATGTCGCCCACGCCTGGCTGCTCGCCAAGCAGCGCGGCGTCGAGAGCCGCATCGACTTCGAGATGCTGCTCGGCATGGCGACGGCACAGGCCGAGGCGGTCAAGCGCACGGTGGGCCAGCTGCTCCTCTACACGCCGGTCGTCAACCCGGCCGAGTTCGACGTCGCCATCTCCTATCTCATCCGCCGCCTCGAAGAGAATGCGAGCACGGAGAACTTCATGTCCGCGGTGTTCGAGCTCGACTCGAACGCGGCGCTATTCGAGCGCGAGAAGCAGCGCTTCCTCGCCTCCGTCGCCGAGCTTGCCGCCGACCCCAACCCTCGCGGCTATGCTCCGCTGCCCAACCGCAAGCAAGACCGCACTCGTGAGTGGGAAGACGCCGAGGCCGAAGCCTTCACCCGGCCGAGGGCTGTCCAGTCCTCGCCCGCTCCCGCCGACGCAGGGCTGACGAGTGCCGTGCTCGGGCTCAGCCGGGGGTCAGACGGCGGTCTCCTCGAGCCGCAGGACGAGTTCGCAATGGCCGCGGCTCCCGCAGCGGCTCCGGTCGCCGACCAGCATCACGACTTCCACAACGCCGCAGACACCGACCCGTCGCTCGCCGCGAACCGGGTCTGGGGCAGGAAGATCCTCGCGCGGGTCGAGGGGTCCGTGCTCGGTGCGGACACGATCGCCGCTGCCGCCGTGAACGATGCGGCGACGCTCGAGGTCGTCCTGGCACGCGTCCAGGAGACCGGGGCCGCCTGGGGCCGGCGAAGCGGCTTCGACCGCGCCGCCGTGCTCGACCGGGCAGGGCTCGCGCTCTCGGCCAACCGGGACCGCCTGATCGAAGTCATGGCGGCCGAGACCGGAAAGACGATCGCCGAAGCCGACACGGAGGTCAGCGAAGCCGTCGACTTCGCCCACTACTACGCGGCGCGTGCCCGCGAGCTCGACACGATCCAGGGCGCTCGCTTCGTGCCGTCGAAGCTGACCGTCGTCACCCCTCCGTGGAACTTCCCGGTCGCGATCTCCGCGGGATCAGTGCTGTCGGCGCTCGCCGCGGGCAGCGGTGTGATCATCAAGCCCGCGCCACAGGCCAAGCGCTCGGGCGCGGTCATGGTCGAGGCGCTGTGGGAGGCCGGCATCCCGCGCGAGCTGCTCGCACTCGTCGACGTCGCCGAGAACGACCTCGGTCAGCGCCTGGTGTCCGACCCGCGGGTGGACCGCGTGATCCTCACCGGAGCATACGAGACAGCGAAGCTGTTCCGCTCGTGGCGGCCCGACCTGCCGCTGCTCGCCGAGACCAGTGGCAAGAACGCGATCATCGTCACCCCGAACGCGGACTACGACCTCGCCGTCTCCGACATCGTGAAGAGCGCATTCGGGCATGCCGGCCAGAAATGCTCGGCCGCCAGCCTCGTCATCCTCGTCGGCTCGGTCGCCAAATCGGAGCGGTTCCGTCACCAACTGGTCGACGCGGCCGCGAGCCTGCGGGTCGGCTACCCGCAAGACCCCACCAGCCAGATGGGTCCGCTGATCGAGCCCGCACAGGGCAAGCTGCTTCACGCGCTCACCACCCTCGGGGGGTCCGAAGAGTGGCTCGTGCAGCCGCGTCAGCTCGATGACACGGGCCGGCTCTGGTCGCCCGGGATCCGCACCGGAGTCGAGCCCGGCTCGTACTTCCACCTCACCGAATTCTTCGGGCCCGTTCTCGGCATCATGACCGCGCGCAACCTCGACGAAGCGATCCGCTTCCAGAACGCCATCGAATACGGTCTGACGGCAGGGCTCCACTCGCTCGATGCCGGCGAGCTCGCACACTGGCTCGATACCGTCGAGGCAGGCAACCTCTACGTGAACCGCGGCATCACCGGGGCGATCGTGCAGCGCCAGCCGTTCGGCGGGTGGAAGCGCTCGTCCGTCGGCGCCGGCACGAAAGCCGGCGGCCCGAACTATCTCATCGGACTCGGGTCCTGGGAGCCCGATTCGGGAACGTCGAGCGCCAGCCTCCACCTTCGGGGGCTCGACCGCAGGGTCTCGCAGCTGATCGAATCCGGCCAGTCGGCCATGGACTACAACGCTTTCGACCTGGTCCGCCGGTCGGCCCTCAGCGACGCGATCGCAGCGGGCACCGAATATCTTCAGACCAAAGACGTGTCGGCGCTCGGTGTTGAACGCAACCTCTTCCGCTACCGGCCCGTGCCCGTCACGATCCGCCTCTCCGAGGGCGAAGACCTCGCACCGCTGCTCAGGATCATGGCCGCAGCGACCGTCGCGCGCTCGACCTTCACGGTCAGCACGGCCGTCGCGCTGCCGCGCCCGTTGCAGAATGTGATCCGCGAGCGCGACATCCACGTGGTGGTCGAGAGCGACGAGCGGTGGCTCGCCCGAGTGAGTGCAGGTCAGGTCACCGCTCACCGCATCCGCCTCATCGGAGGAGACGCAACAGCACTCGCCGCGGCTCTCAAGGGCACGCCCGACACGGCGATCTATTCGCACCCGGTCACGCCGTCCGGGCGGGTGGAGCTTCTCCCGTTTCTCCACGAACAGGCGATCTCGATCACAGCGCATCGGTTCGGCAACCCGTCGCACCTGTCCGAAGGGGTCATCTGA
- a CDS encoding aldo/keto reductase — MTIPEIELNNGTTIPQVGLGTWPLDDVEVARAIVEATALGYRHIDTAAKYGNEAGVGDGVRASGIPREELFVTTKLDGTYQGDDRAIEGLDGSLARLGLDYVDLLLIHWPLPGRDQYVSTWKTYEKLLAAGKARAIGVSNFKPAHLDRLLAETDVVPAVNQIQLNPTVTRPAQRAYDADHGIVTESWSPLGPGTGLLGTPELALIAEKHEKTPGQIVLRWHIELGLVVIPKSRTPSRMAENIDIFDFALDADDLTAIATLSHGPDAGVDSDHGGH, encoded by the coding sequence GTGACCATTCCCGAAATCGAACTCAACAACGGAACCACCATCCCGCAGGTCGGTCTAGGCACCTGGCCGCTCGACGACGTCGAGGTCGCGCGGGCCATCGTCGAAGCCACCGCTCTCGGCTACCGGCACATCGACACGGCAGCCAAATACGGCAACGAGGCGGGCGTCGGCGACGGGGTACGTGCGAGCGGAATCCCCCGCGAAGAACTCTTCGTCACCACCAAACTCGACGGAACCTACCAGGGAGACGACCGTGCCATCGAAGGCCTCGACGGCTCTCTCGCGCGGCTCGGCCTCGACTACGTCGACCTCCTGCTCATCCACTGGCCACTGCCCGGTCGAGACCAGTACGTCTCCACGTGGAAGACCTACGAGAAACTGCTCGCCGCCGGAAAGGCGCGCGCCATCGGCGTGTCCAACTTCAAGCCGGCACACCTCGACCGGCTGCTCGCCGAGACAGACGTCGTGCCCGCCGTCAACCAGATCCAGCTCAACCCCACAGTGACCCGGCCCGCTCAGCGCGCCTACGACGCGGATCACGGCATCGTCACGGAATCGTGGAGCCCACTCGGGCCCGGGACCGGCCTTCTCGGCACCCCCGAGCTGGCGCTCATCGCCGAGAAACACGAGAAGACCCCCGGCCAGATCGTGCTGCGCTGGCACATCGAACTCGGTCTCGTCGTCATCCCCAAGTCGCGCACGCCCTCCCGCATGGCCGAGAACATCGACATCTTCGACTTCGCACTCGACGCCGACGACCTGACCGCGATCGCCACCCTGTCGCACGGCCCCGACGCCGGAGTCGACTCCGACCACGGAGGGCACTAG